Within the Candidatus Eremiobacteraceae bacterium genome, the region TGCGCCTACGGTCCGGTGTTGTTAGGTCACGCGCACCCGGCCGTGACCGCGGCGGTAAGCGCTGCACTAGAGCGCGGCGCCGTGTTCGGGGCGACCCATCCGGAGGAGATCAGGCTCGCCGAGCGTCTCGCCGTGCACATGCCCTCGTTGGAGCGCATGCGTTTCGTCAACACCGGCACCGAGGCGTGCATGAGCGCGGTGCGGGTGGCGCGCGCGTTCACGCGCCGCGAGCGCATCGTTCGCTTGCGCGGCCACTATCACGGCCACAGTGACGAGATGATCTTTTCCGCCGGCGCGTCCTCGAACTCGGCGCCGACGCTTGCGTGCGGCGTGACCCGCGCCGCGATGGACGACGTCGCCGTGTTGTCGTTCAATGACGCGGCGGCGATCGAGCGCACGCTCGAGCCCGAAACCAGCGCCGCGCTGATCCTGGAGCCGATCGCGGGGAACATGGGGTTGGTGCTGCCGCAGGAGGGCTATCTCGCGCGGGTACGCGAGGCATGCACGCGCACCGGGACCGTGCTGATCTTCGATGAGGTCATCACCGGCTTTCGCGTCGGTCTGGGCGGCGCGCAGCAGCTCTACGGCGTGTTTCCAGATCTGACGTGCATCGGCAAGACGCTGGGCGGGGGCCTACCGATCGCCGCGTTTGGCGGACGCGAGGACATCATGGCGTCACTGGCGCCCGAAGGCAACGTCTTCCAAGGAGGCACGTTCGCGGGTAATCCGATCTGCGTCGCCGCCGCGCACGCGTTTCTGGACGTGCTCGAGGGCGATTCGACGCTGCACTCGCGGCTGGACCAACTGGCACGCCGGCTCGCCGACGGTACGAGGGCGGCGCTGAGCGATGCCGGGCTGGACTATCCTGTCGTGCGACTCGCGTCGATGGTCGACTTCGCGTTCCGCCCCGGCCCGCCGCCGCGCGACCACGAACAGGCCGCCGAGGCCGATAGTGACGCGTACGCGCGCTACTATTGGAAGATGCTGGAACGCGGCGTGTTCTTGCCGCCCTCGAAGATGGAGCTGATGTTCCTGACCGCCGCGCATACGGAGCAAGACATCGACCGGACGATCGCCGCGATGCGCGAGACGCTGCGCCGCTAAGCGGTTTGGACGGCGGCGTCCTCCTGCCGGCTGAATTGGTCGACCGCCGCTTCGCGCAGCTTGTACTTTTGGATCTTCCCGCTGGCCGTCATCGGATAGCCTTCGACGAACATCACCAGCGCCGGAACTTTTTGGCGTTGGATCTTGCCGTCGCAAAACGCTAT harbors:
- a CDS encoding glutamate-1-semialdehyde 2,1-aminomutase, whose product is MRHSEELFERATRFIAGGVDSPVRAGRAVGAPPPPLARARGSHVYDVDGREYIDYLCAYGPVLLGHAHPAVTAAVSAALERGAVFGATHPEEIRLAERLAVHMPSLERMRFVNTGTEACMSAVRVARAFTRRERIVRLRGHYHGHSDEMIFSAGASSNSAPTLACGVTRAAMDDVAVLSFNDAAAIERTLEPETSAALILEPIAGNMGLVLPQEGYLARVREACTRTGTVLIFDEVITGFRVGLGGAQQLYGVFPDLTCIGKTLGGGLPIAAFGGREDIMASLAPEGNVFQGGTFAGNPICVAAAHAFLDVLEGDSTLHSRLDQLARRLADGTRAALSDAGLDYPVVRLASMVDFAFRPGPPPRDHEQAAEADSDAYARYYWKMLERGVFLPPSKMELMFLTAAHTEQDIDRTIAAMRETLRR